The Neovison vison isolate M4711 chromosome 13, ASM_NN_V1, whole genome shotgun sequence genome includes a region encoding these proteins:
- the LOC122894289 gene encoding MICOS complex subunit MIC26-like, which translates to MFKVIQRAVGPTSLSLLTFKVYASPKKDSSHKASVKVNELSLYSVPEGQSKYVEEPRTPLEESISHLRHYCEPYTSWCQETYSQTKPKMQSLVQWGLGSYDYLQNAPPGFFPRLGVIGFAGIVGLLLARGSKIKKLVYPPGFMGLAASLYYPQQAIVFVQVSGEKLYDGFTRKHSHRRFVEGELSKARKCEEFTWK; encoded by the coding sequence ATGTTCAAGGTAATTCAGAGGGCTGTGGGGCCCACCAGCCTGAGTCTGCTCACCTTCAAAGTCTATGCGTCACCTAAAAAGGACTCATCTCACAAAGCTTCTGTGAAGGTTAATGAGCTTTCACTCTACTCCGTTCCCGAGGGTCAGTCTAAATATGTGGAAGAGCCAAGGACCCCACTTGAGGAAAGCATTTCACATCTCCGACATTATTGCGAGCCGTATACAAGTTGGTGTCAGGAAACGTACTCCCAAACTAAGCCCAAGATGCAGAGCTTGGTTCAATGGGGGTTAGGCAGCTATGACTATCTCCAAaatgcacctcctggatttttccCAAGACTTGGTGTTATCGGTTTTGCTGGCATTGTTGGACTTCTTTTGGCTAGAGGctcaaaaataaagaagctggTATATCCGCCTGGATTCATGGGACTTGCTGCCTCTCTTTATTACCCACAACAAGCCATCGTATTTGTCCAGGTCAGTGGGGAGAAATTATATGACGGGTTTACGAGGAAACATAGTCATAGAAGATTTGTGGAAGGAGAACTTTCAAAAGCCAGGAAATGTGAAGAATTCACCTGGAAATAA